A DNA window from Hevea brasiliensis isolate MT/VB/25A 57/8 chromosome 2, ASM3005281v1, whole genome shotgun sequence contains the following coding sequences:
- the LOC110644601 gene encoding transcription factor BHLH42 isoform X2, whose product MAAPPSSRLQSMLQAAAQSVQWTYSLFWQICPQQRILVWGDGYYNGAIKTRKTVQPMEVGAEEASLQRSQQLRDLYESLSAGETKQTARRPSAALSPEDLTESEWFYLMCVSFSFPPGTGLPGKAYARLQHVWLTGANESDSKTFSRAILAKSAHIQTVVCIPLLDGVVELGTTEKVQEDLGFVQRVKSIFTDHHHPISLPPKPALSEHSTSNTDTSSDQRPHFQSPIPSIYGATDPPTNDNQDDDDDDDEEEEDDDEEEEERSDSEGETGRNARSVPTQAETVTAEPSELMQLEMSEDIRLGSPDDGSNNMESDFQLISSGKLTGHHQSRADSLRAESAGRWVMVQDPLCSSLEPVAAAGPHALKEMAQEDTHYSQTVSGILQNQRIRWAESSSLPYLSYSNQSAFTKCTNRCSDHLLHLPIEGPSQWFLKYILFSVPYLHHKYLEENSPKPRDGDDANRFRKGGAALDELSANHVLAERRRREKLNERFMILRSLVPFVTKMDKASILGDTIDYVKQLRQKIQELEARNRQMEIEQRSRLVDPPQRTSSLKEQRSAVPVMDRARIVPGSGPTSDKKKLRIVDGSGGCTKPKTVETSPLVEAETSVEVSIIECDALLEIQCGYREGLLLDIMQMLREIRIEITAVQSSLNNGVLMAELRAKVKDNVAGKKVSIVEVKRAIHQIIP is encoded by the exons ATGGCTGCCCCGCCTAGTAGCCGCCTGCAGAGTATGCTACAGGCAGCGGCGCAATCTGTTCAATGGACTTACAGTCTCTTTTGGCAAATTTGTCCCCAGCAACG GATCTTAGTATGGGGAGATGGGTATTACAATGGAGCTATCAAGACTAGAAAGACAGTGCAACCAATGGAGGTTGGTGCCGAGGAGGCCTCTTTGCAAAGAAGCCAGCAGCTTAGAGATCTTTATGAGTCATTGTCTGCAGGAGAGACGAAACAGACGGCAAGGAGGCCTAGTGCAGCGTTGTCCCCGGAGGACTTAACGGAGTCTGAGTGGTTCTATTTGATGTGTGTGTCCTTCTCTTTTCCTCCTGGTACGGG TTTACCGGGGAAGGCATATGCACGGCTGCAGCACGTATGGCTCACCGGTGCAAATGAGAGTGATAGCAAAACTTTTTCTCGGGCTATTCTTGCCAAG AGTGCTCATATACAG ACTGTAGTATGCATCCCTCTTCTTGATGGTGTTGTTGAGCTCGGAACAACTGAGAAG GTTCAAGAGGACCTTGGATTTGTCCAACGAGTGAAGAGCATCTTCACTGACCACCACCACCCTATTTCCCTACCACCAAAACCAGCTCTCTCCGAACACTCAACTTCCAACACCGACACATCTTCAGACCAACGTCCCCACTTCCAGTCTCCCATACCCTCCATATATGGTGCCACAGATCCTCCCACCAATGATAACCAAGACGATGACGATGACGATGACGAGGAGGAAGAAGACGATgatgaagaagaggaagaaaggTCTGACTCAGAAGGAGAAACAGGTCGAAACGCTCGTTCAGTCCCTACTCAGGCTGAAACAGTAACAGCAGAGCCAAGTGAACTGATGCAATTGGAGATGTCGGAGGATATTCGGCTTGGCTCACCGGACGATGGGTCTAATAACATGGAATCAGATTTCCAGTTGATCAGCTCAGGGAAACTTACAGGGCATCACCAGAGTCGAGCTGACTCGTTGAGAGCGGAGTCAGCTGGGAGGTGGGTGATGGTGCAAGACCCTTTGTGTAGTAGTCTTGAGCCAGTAGCTGCAGCAG GGCCACATGCACTCAAAGAGATGGCGCAAGAAGACACTCACTACTCCCAAACAGTCTCCGGCATCCTCCAGAACCAGCGCATCCGTTGGGCCGAGTCATCCTCCCTCCCTTACCTCTCATACTCCAACCAATCAGCCTTCACTAAGTGCACAAACCGCTGCTCCGATCACCTTCTCCACTTGCCCATCGAAGGCCCTTCCCAGTGGTTTCTCAAGTACATTCTCTTCAGCGTACCCTACCTCCACCATAAGTACCTCGAAGAAAATTCACCCAAGCCACGTGATGGCGACGACGCTAATCGCTTCCGCAAAGGCGGTGCCGCTCTGGATGAGCTCAGTGCCAACCACGTGCTCGCCGAGCGCCGACGTCGAGAGAAGCTCAACGAGAGGTTTATGATACTAAGGTCGCTAGTGCCGTTTGTCACCAAAATGGACAAGGCCTCGATATTGGGGGACACCATCGATTACGTGAAGCAGCTCCGTCAAAAGATTCAGGAGTTGGAAGCGCGTAACCGGCAGATGGAGATTGAGCAACGGTCAAGATTGGTAGACCCACCGCAGAGAACATCTAGCTTGAAAGAGCAAAGGAGCGCAGTCCCCGTGATGGATCGGGCTAGGATTGTTCCGGGTTCCGGACCCACATCAGATAAGAAGAAGCTAAGGATAGTGGACGGTAGCGGTGGGTGCACGAAGCCTAAGACGGTAGAGACATCGCCGTTGGTGGAAGCGGAGACCAGTGTAGAGGTGTCGATAATAGAGTGCGATGCATTGCTAGAGATACAATGTGGGTACAGAGAAGGGCTGTTACTCGATATCATGCAAATGCTTCGGGAAATTCGGATAGAAATCACAGCAGTTCAGTCTTCTTTGAATAATGGAGTGCTTATGGCTGAACTAAGGGCTAAGGTAAAAGACAATGTTGCTGGAAAGAAGGTAAGCATTGTGGAGGTAAAGAGGGCAATCCATCAGATAATTCCCTAA
- the LOC110644601 gene encoding transcription factor BHLH42 isoform X4, with product MDLQSLLANLSPATYRLWFRILVWGDGYYNGAIKTRKTVQPMEVGAEEASLQRSQQLRDLYESLSAGETKQTARRPSAALSPEDLTESEWFYLMCVSFSFPPGTGLPGKAYARLQHVWLTGANESDSKTFSRAILAKSAHIQTVVCIPLLDGVVELGTTEKVQEDLGFVQRVKSIFTDHHHPISLPPKPALSEHSTSNTDTSSDQRPHFQSPIPSIYGATDPPTNDNQDDDDDDDEEEEDDDEEEEERSDSEGETGRNARSVPTQAETVTAEPSELMQLEMSEDIRLGSPDDGSNNMESDFQLISSGKLTGHHQSRADSLRAESAGRWVMVQDPLCSSLEPVAAAGNRPVGPHALKEMAQEDTHYSQTVSGILQNQRIRWAESSSLPYLSYSNQSAFTKCTNRCSDHLLHLPIEGPSQWFLKYILFSVPYLHHKYLEENSPKPRDGDDANRFRKGGAALDELSANHVLAERRRREKLNERFMILRSLVPFVTKMDKASILGDTIDYVKQLRQKIQELEARNRQMEIEQRSRLVDPPQRTSSLKEQRSAVPVMDRARIVPGSGPTSDKKKLRIVDGSGGCTKPKTVETSPLVEAETSVEVSIIECDALLEIQCGYREGLLLDIMQMLREIRIEITAVQSSLNNGVLMAELRAKVKDNVAGKKVSIVEVKRAIHQIIP from the exons ATGGACTTACAGTCTCTTTTGGCAAATTTGTCCCCAGCAACG TATCGACTTTGGTTCAGGATCTTAGTATGGGGAGATGGGTATTACAATGGAGCTATCAAGACTAGAAAGACAGTGCAACCAATGGAGGTTGGTGCCGAGGAGGCCTCTTTGCAAAGAAGCCAGCAGCTTAGAGATCTTTATGAGTCATTGTCTGCAGGAGAGACGAAACAGACGGCAAGGAGGCCTAGTGCAGCGTTGTCCCCGGAGGACTTAACGGAGTCTGAGTGGTTCTATTTGATGTGTGTGTCCTTCTCTTTTCCTCCTGGTACGGG TTTACCGGGGAAGGCATATGCACGGCTGCAGCACGTATGGCTCACCGGTGCAAATGAGAGTGATAGCAAAACTTTTTCTCGGGCTATTCTTGCCAAG AGTGCTCATATACAG ACTGTAGTATGCATCCCTCTTCTTGATGGTGTTGTTGAGCTCGGAACAACTGAGAAG GTTCAAGAGGACCTTGGATTTGTCCAACGAGTGAAGAGCATCTTCACTGACCACCACCACCCTATTTCCCTACCACCAAAACCAGCTCTCTCCGAACACTCAACTTCCAACACCGACACATCTTCAGACCAACGTCCCCACTTCCAGTCTCCCATACCCTCCATATATGGTGCCACAGATCCTCCCACCAATGATAACCAAGACGATGACGATGACGATGACGAGGAGGAAGAAGACGATgatgaagaagaggaagaaaggTCTGACTCAGAAGGAGAAACAGGTCGAAACGCTCGTTCAGTCCCTACTCAGGCTGAAACAGTAACAGCAGAGCCAAGTGAACTGATGCAATTGGAGATGTCGGAGGATATTCGGCTTGGCTCACCGGACGATGGGTCTAATAACATGGAATCAGATTTCCAGTTGATCAGCTCAGGGAAACTTACAGGGCATCACCAGAGTCGAGCTGACTCGTTGAGAGCGGAGTCAGCTGGGAGGTGGGTGATGGTGCAAGACCCTTTGTGTAGTAGTCTTGAGCCAGTAGCTGCAGCAGGTAATAGACCAGTAG GGCCACATGCACTCAAAGAGATGGCGCAAGAAGACACTCACTACTCCCAAACAGTCTCCGGCATCCTCCAGAACCAGCGCATCCGTTGGGCCGAGTCATCCTCCCTCCCTTACCTCTCATACTCCAACCAATCAGCCTTCACTAAGTGCACAAACCGCTGCTCCGATCACCTTCTCCACTTGCCCATCGAAGGCCCTTCCCAGTGGTTTCTCAAGTACATTCTCTTCAGCGTACCCTACCTCCACCATAAGTACCTCGAAGAAAATTCACCCAAGCCACGTGATGGCGACGACGCTAATCGCTTCCGCAAAGGCGGTGCCGCTCTGGATGAGCTCAGTGCCAACCACGTGCTCGCCGAGCGCCGACGTCGAGAGAAGCTCAACGAGAGGTTTATGATACTAAGGTCGCTAGTGCCGTTTGTCACCAAAATGGACAAGGCCTCGATATTGGGGGACACCATCGATTACGTGAAGCAGCTCCGTCAAAAGATTCAGGAGTTGGAAGCGCGTAACCGGCAGATGGAGATTGAGCAACGGTCAAGATTGGTAGACCCACCGCAGAGAACATCTAGCTTGAAAGAGCAAAGGAGCGCAGTCCCCGTGATGGATCGGGCTAGGATTGTTCCGGGTTCCGGACCCACATCAGATAAGAAGAAGCTAAGGATAGTGGACGGTAGCGGTGGGTGCACGAAGCCTAAGACGGTAGAGACATCGCCGTTGGTGGAAGCGGAGACCAGTGTAGAGGTGTCGATAATAGAGTGCGATGCATTGCTAGAGATACAATGTGGGTACAGAGAAGGGCTGTTACTCGATATCATGCAAATGCTTCGGGAAATTCGGATAGAAATCACAGCAGTTCAGTCTTCTTTGAATAATGGAGTGCTTATGGCTGAACTAAGGGCTAAGGTAAAAGACAATGTTGCTGGAAAGAAGGTAAGCATTGTGGAGGTAAAGAGGGCAATCCATCAGATAATTCCCTAA
- the LOC110665482 gene encoding antifungal protein ginkbilobin-like protein, with protein sequence MKNQSKTKESKRNREMGLPSKLATTIILAFFGFLLCSVTVTSVPNTVVQTVLCNTVVYSKGDPFGISLSYVVEELQTVTPTSKNYDYYNISPYPNAFAYGHAACNQNLTSSDCATCLDAAKTTMFSACQSRIGARSVLQDCTIRYEQYPFSD encoded by the coding sequence ATGAAAAATCAAAGCAAAACCAAAGAGAGCAAGAGGAACAGAGAGATGGGTCTTCCTTCAAAATTGGCAACAACGATCATATTAGCATTCTTTGGTTTCTTGTTGTGCTCTGTTACTGTTACAAGCGTTCCCAATACAGTGGTTCAGACTGTTCTCTGCAACACTGTAGTGTACTCAAAGGGTGATCCTTTTGGCATAAGTCTAAGCTATGTTGTTGAAGAACTACAGACTGTGACGCCAACAAGCAAGAATTATGACTACTACAATATCTCTCCTTATCCAAATGCTTTTGCCTATGGTCATGCTGCTTGCAACCAAAATCTCACTTCTTCAGACTGCGCAACTTGTCTAGATGCAGCTAAAACAACCATGTTTTCCGCTTGTCAAAGCCGGATTGGGGCTCGTTCTGTGCTTCAAGATTGCACAATTAGGTATGAGCAGTATCCATTCAGTGATTAA
- the LOC110644601 gene encoding transcription factor BHLH42 isoform X1: MAAPPSSRLQSMLQAAAQSVQWTYSLFWQICPQQRILVWGDGYYNGAIKTRKTVQPMEVGAEEASLQRSQQLRDLYESLSAGETKQTARRPSAALSPEDLTESEWFYLMCVSFSFPPGTGLPGKAYARLQHVWLTGANESDSKTFSRAILAKSAHIQTVVCIPLLDGVVELGTTEKVQEDLGFVQRVKSIFTDHHHPISLPPKPALSEHSTSNTDTSSDQRPHFQSPIPSIYGATDPPTNDNQDDDDDDDEEEEDDDEEEEERSDSEGETGRNARSVPTQAETVTAEPSELMQLEMSEDIRLGSPDDGSNNMESDFQLISSGKLTGHHQSRADSLRAESAGRWVMVQDPLCSSLEPVAAAGNRPVGPHALKEMAQEDTHYSQTVSGILQNQRIRWAESSSLPYLSYSNQSAFTKCTNRCSDHLLHLPIEGPSQWFLKYILFSVPYLHHKYLEENSPKPRDGDDANRFRKGGAALDELSANHVLAERRRREKLNERFMILRSLVPFVTKMDKASILGDTIDYVKQLRQKIQELEARNRQMEIEQRSRLVDPPQRTSSLKEQRSAVPVMDRARIVPGSGPTSDKKKLRIVDGSGGCTKPKTVETSPLVEAETSVEVSIIECDALLEIQCGYREGLLLDIMQMLREIRIEITAVQSSLNNGVLMAELRAKVKDNVAGKKVSIVEVKRAIHQIIP; the protein is encoded by the exons ATGGCTGCCCCGCCTAGTAGCCGCCTGCAGAGTATGCTACAGGCAGCGGCGCAATCTGTTCAATGGACTTACAGTCTCTTTTGGCAAATTTGTCCCCAGCAACG GATCTTAGTATGGGGAGATGGGTATTACAATGGAGCTATCAAGACTAGAAAGACAGTGCAACCAATGGAGGTTGGTGCCGAGGAGGCCTCTTTGCAAAGAAGCCAGCAGCTTAGAGATCTTTATGAGTCATTGTCTGCAGGAGAGACGAAACAGACGGCAAGGAGGCCTAGTGCAGCGTTGTCCCCGGAGGACTTAACGGAGTCTGAGTGGTTCTATTTGATGTGTGTGTCCTTCTCTTTTCCTCCTGGTACGGG TTTACCGGGGAAGGCATATGCACGGCTGCAGCACGTATGGCTCACCGGTGCAAATGAGAGTGATAGCAAAACTTTTTCTCGGGCTATTCTTGCCAAG AGTGCTCATATACAG ACTGTAGTATGCATCCCTCTTCTTGATGGTGTTGTTGAGCTCGGAACAACTGAGAAG GTTCAAGAGGACCTTGGATTTGTCCAACGAGTGAAGAGCATCTTCACTGACCACCACCACCCTATTTCCCTACCACCAAAACCAGCTCTCTCCGAACACTCAACTTCCAACACCGACACATCTTCAGACCAACGTCCCCACTTCCAGTCTCCCATACCCTCCATATATGGTGCCACAGATCCTCCCACCAATGATAACCAAGACGATGACGATGACGATGACGAGGAGGAAGAAGACGATgatgaagaagaggaagaaaggTCTGACTCAGAAGGAGAAACAGGTCGAAACGCTCGTTCAGTCCCTACTCAGGCTGAAACAGTAACAGCAGAGCCAAGTGAACTGATGCAATTGGAGATGTCGGAGGATATTCGGCTTGGCTCACCGGACGATGGGTCTAATAACATGGAATCAGATTTCCAGTTGATCAGCTCAGGGAAACTTACAGGGCATCACCAGAGTCGAGCTGACTCGTTGAGAGCGGAGTCAGCTGGGAGGTGGGTGATGGTGCAAGACCCTTTGTGTAGTAGTCTTGAGCCAGTAGCTGCAGCAGGTAATAGACCAGTAG GGCCACATGCACTCAAAGAGATGGCGCAAGAAGACACTCACTACTCCCAAACAGTCTCCGGCATCCTCCAGAACCAGCGCATCCGTTGGGCCGAGTCATCCTCCCTCCCTTACCTCTCATACTCCAACCAATCAGCCTTCACTAAGTGCACAAACCGCTGCTCCGATCACCTTCTCCACTTGCCCATCGAAGGCCCTTCCCAGTGGTTTCTCAAGTACATTCTCTTCAGCGTACCCTACCTCCACCATAAGTACCTCGAAGAAAATTCACCCAAGCCACGTGATGGCGACGACGCTAATCGCTTCCGCAAAGGCGGTGCCGCTCTGGATGAGCTCAGTGCCAACCACGTGCTCGCCGAGCGCCGACGTCGAGAGAAGCTCAACGAGAGGTTTATGATACTAAGGTCGCTAGTGCCGTTTGTCACCAAAATGGACAAGGCCTCGATATTGGGGGACACCATCGATTACGTGAAGCAGCTCCGTCAAAAGATTCAGGAGTTGGAAGCGCGTAACCGGCAGATGGAGATTGAGCAACGGTCAAGATTGGTAGACCCACCGCAGAGAACATCTAGCTTGAAAGAGCAAAGGAGCGCAGTCCCCGTGATGGATCGGGCTAGGATTGTTCCGGGTTCCGGACCCACATCAGATAAGAAGAAGCTAAGGATAGTGGACGGTAGCGGTGGGTGCACGAAGCCTAAGACGGTAGAGACATCGCCGTTGGTGGAAGCGGAGACCAGTGTAGAGGTGTCGATAATAGAGTGCGATGCATTGCTAGAGATACAATGTGGGTACAGAGAAGGGCTGTTACTCGATATCATGCAAATGCTTCGGGAAATTCGGATAGAAATCACAGCAGTTCAGTCTTCTTTGAATAATGGAGTGCTTATGGCTGAACTAAGGGCTAAGGTAAAAGACAATGTTGCTGGAAAGAAGGTAAGCATTGTGGAGGTAAAGAGGGCAATCCATCAGATAATTCCCTAA
- the LOC110644601 gene encoding transcription factor BHLH42 isoform X3 has product MAAPPSSRLQSMLQAAAQSVQWTYSLFWQICPQQRILVWGDGYYNGAIKTRKTVQPMEVGAEEASLQRSQQLRDLYESLSAGETKQTARRPSAALSPEDLTESEWFYLMCVSFSFPPGTGLPGKAYARLQHVWLTGANESDSKTFSRAILAKTVVCIPLLDGVVELGTTEKVQEDLGFVQRVKSIFTDHHHPISLPPKPALSEHSTSNTDTSSDQRPHFQSPIPSIYGATDPPTNDNQDDDDDDDEEEEDDDEEEEERSDSEGETGRNARSVPTQAETVTAEPSELMQLEMSEDIRLGSPDDGSNNMESDFQLISSGKLTGHHQSRADSLRAESAGRWVMVQDPLCSSLEPVAAAGNRPVGPHALKEMAQEDTHYSQTVSGILQNQRIRWAESSSLPYLSYSNQSAFTKCTNRCSDHLLHLPIEGPSQWFLKYILFSVPYLHHKYLEENSPKPRDGDDANRFRKGGAALDELSANHVLAERRRREKLNERFMILRSLVPFVTKMDKASILGDTIDYVKQLRQKIQELEARNRQMEIEQRSRLVDPPQRTSSLKEQRSAVPVMDRARIVPGSGPTSDKKKLRIVDGSGGCTKPKTVETSPLVEAETSVEVSIIECDALLEIQCGYREGLLLDIMQMLREIRIEITAVQSSLNNGVLMAELRAKVKDNVAGKKVSIVEVKRAIHQIIP; this is encoded by the exons ATGGCTGCCCCGCCTAGTAGCCGCCTGCAGAGTATGCTACAGGCAGCGGCGCAATCTGTTCAATGGACTTACAGTCTCTTTTGGCAAATTTGTCCCCAGCAACG GATCTTAGTATGGGGAGATGGGTATTACAATGGAGCTATCAAGACTAGAAAGACAGTGCAACCAATGGAGGTTGGTGCCGAGGAGGCCTCTTTGCAAAGAAGCCAGCAGCTTAGAGATCTTTATGAGTCATTGTCTGCAGGAGAGACGAAACAGACGGCAAGGAGGCCTAGTGCAGCGTTGTCCCCGGAGGACTTAACGGAGTCTGAGTGGTTCTATTTGATGTGTGTGTCCTTCTCTTTTCCTCCTGGTACGGG TTTACCGGGGAAGGCATATGCACGGCTGCAGCACGTATGGCTCACCGGTGCAAATGAGAGTGATAGCAAAACTTTTTCTCGGGCTATTCTTGCCAAG ACTGTAGTATGCATCCCTCTTCTTGATGGTGTTGTTGAGCTCGGAACAACTGAGAAG GTTCAAGAGGACCTTGGATTTGTCCAACGAGTGAAGAGCATCTTCACTGACCACCACCACCCTATTTCCCTACCACCAAAACCAGCTCTCTCCGAACACTCAACTTCCAACACCGACACATCTTCAGACCAACGTCCCCACTTCCAGTCTCCCATACCCTCCATATATGGTGCCACAGATCCTCCCACCAATGATAACCAAGACGATGACGATGACGATGACGAGGAGGAAGAAGACGATgatgaagaagaggaagaaaggTCTGACTCAGAAGGAGAAACAGGTCGAAACGCTCGTTCAGTCCCTACTCAGGCTGAAACAGTAACAGCAGAGCCAAGTGAACTGATGCAATTGGAGATGTCGGAGGATATTCGGCTTGGCTCACCGGACGATGGGTCTAATAACATGGAATCAGATTTCCAGTTGATCAGCTCAGGGAAACTTACAGGGCATCACCAGAGTCGAGCTGACTCGTTGAGAGCGGAGTCAGCTGGGAGGTGGGTGATGGTGCAAGACCCTTTGTGTAGTAGTCTTGAGCCAGTAGCTGCAGCAGGTAATAGACCAGTAG GGCCACATGCACTCAAAGAGATGGCGCAAGAAGACACTCACTACTCCCAAACAGTCTCCGGCATCCTCCAGAACCAGCGCATCCGTTGGGCCGAGTCATCCTCCCTCCCTTACCTCTCATACTCCAACCAATCAGCCTTCACTAAGTGCACAAACCGCTGCTCCGATCACCTTCTCCACTTGCCCATCGAAGGCCCTTCCCAGTGGTTTCTCAAGTACATTCTCTTCAGCGTACCCTACCTCCACCATAAGTACCTCGAAGAAAATTCACCCAAGCCACGTGATGGCGACGACGCTAATCGCTTCCGCAAAGGCGGTGCCGCTCTGGATGAGCTCAGTGCCAACCACGTGCTCGCCGAGCGCCGACGTCGAGAGAAGCTCAACGAGAGGTTTATGATACTAAGGTCGCTAGTGCCGTTTGTCACCAAAATGGACAAGGCCTCGATATTGGGGGACACCATCGATTACGTGAAGCAGCTCCGTCAAAAGATTCAGGAGTTGGAAGCGCGTAACCGGCAGATGGAGATTGAGCAACGGTCAAGATTGGTAGACCCACCGCAGAGAACATCTAGCTTGAAAGAGCAAAGGAGCGCAGTCCCCGTGATGGATCGGGCTAGGATTGTTCCGGGTTCCGGACCCACATCAGATAAGAAGAAGCTAAGGATAGTGGACGGTAGCGGTGGGTGCACGAAGCCTAAGACGGTAGAGACATCGCCGTTGGTGGAAGCGGAGACCAGTGTAGAGGTGTCGATAATAGAGTGCGATGCATTGCTAGAGATACAATGTGGGTACAGAGAAGGGCTGTTACTCGATATCATGCAAATGCTTCGGGAAATTCGGATAGAAATCACAGCAGTTCAGTCTTCTTTGAATAATGGAGTGCTTATGGCTGAACTAAGGGCTAAGGTAAAAGACAATGTTGCTGGAAAGAAGGTAAGCATTGTGGAGGTAAAGAGGGCAATCCATCAGATAATTCCCTAA